In a single window of the Hoyosella subflava DQS3-9A1 genome:
- a CDS encoding DUF445 domain-containing protein, with amino-acid sequence MDLNDEAKRRDLRKMKMFSLAFLAVAASIYLYCRYLESQEDPAGWVSFLRAASEAGVVGGLADWFAVTALFKRPMGLPIPHTALIKKKKDQLGENLGTFVGSNFLSRDVVTQRLQSAELPKKAGEWLADPAHADRIATEAAAMLRAFVMVLRDEDVQQVIDNTLVKRIAEPKWGPPLGKILSELLKENRQQPVIELLCDRAYQWALGSQETIDRIVTRDSPTWSPKMVDLLVGEKIHRELVEFAWKVRSDPEHEVRVAANQFLFDFADDLQNDETTIAKAERIKTELMNRREVTGLASAAWSLVKKMILESVDDPKSTLRLKIRDSVISFGERLKDDAALRTKVERWMTDGAGYVIDNYAHEITSIISDTVAKWDADEASDKIELQVGRDLQFIRINGTVVGALAGLSIHSITHLLFA; translated from the coding sequence ATGGACCTCAATGACGAAGCCAAGCGCCGCGATCTTCGCAAGATGAAGATGTTTTCGCTGGCCTTCCTGGCAGTGGCCGCTTCGATTTACCTGTACTGCCGGTACCTGGAATCGCAAGAAGACCCCGCCGGCTGGGTGAGCTTCCTGCGCGCGGCGTCAGAAGCTGGTGTGGTTGGCGGACTCGCGGACTGGTTCGCCGTCACGGCGCTGTTCAAGCGCCCCATGGGACTTCCAATTCCGCATACGGCTCTGATCAAGAAGAAGAAGGACCAGCTTGGCGAAAACCTTGGCACTTTCGTCGGGTCGAACTTTCTGTCGCGTGACGTAGTGACGCAGCGCCTGCAGTCTGCAGAACTGCCCAAAAAGGCCGGGGAGTGGCTGGCTGACCCGGCGCACGCCGACCGGATCGCGACCGAGGCAGCTGCGATGCTGCGTGCCTTCGTGATGGTGCTGCGCGACGAGGACGTGCAGCAGGTCATCGACAACACGCTGGTCAAGCGCATTGCGGAACCGAAGTGGGGGCCGCCACTCGGGAAGATCCTCAGCGAACTGCTGAAGGAGAACAGGCAGCAGCCGGTGATCGAGTTGCTCTGTGACCGTGCCTACCAGTGGGCGCTCGGGTCGCAGGAAACGATAGACCGGATAGTCACGAGGGACTCGCCGACCTGGTCCCCCAAGATGGTCGATCTGCTCGTCGGCGAGAAGATCCATCGGGAGCTCGTGGAGTTCGCATGGAAAGTCCGATCTGATCCCGAGCACGAGGTTCGCGTCGCGGCCAACCAGTTCCTCTTCGACTTCGCCGACGATCTCCAGAATGACGAGACCACCATTGCGAAGGCCGAGCGCATCAAAACAGAACTGATGAACCGGAGGGAAGTCACCGGTCTCGCAAGCGCGGCATGGTCACTAGTGAAAAAGATGATCCTCGAATCGGTGGATGACCCCAAGAGCACATTGCGGCTCAAGATCCGCGACTCCGTGATCAGTTTTGGCGAACGGCTGAAGGACGATGCGGCGTTGCGTACCAAGGTTGAGCGCTGGATGACCGACGGCGCGGGATACGTCATCGATAACTACGCGCACGAGATCACGAGCATCATCAGCGACACCGTCGCGAAATGGGACGCCGATGAGGCGAGCGACAAGATCGAGCTGCAGGTAGGACGGGATCTTCAGTTCATCCGCATCAACGGGACAGTCGTCGGAGCCCTGGCTGGTTTGTCCATCCACTCCATTACCCATTTGCTGTTTGCCTAG